From a region of the Prevotella melaninogenica genome:
- a CDS encoding IS1634 family transposase — protein MHANVQTRFNPATGDMAPYYRIKESYRDVQGHVHSLILLNIGFELSLTAVQVRKIAYALTERFKNRSTPSLFKERLDGLTPIEQAKADEWWSRMEKEGGIDRFNKEEQKSLRKYENYIDLETANYTDARNVGAEWLCKQTIDKLQLEGFLRKNGWTENAIHTALSALIVRTVYAVSERSSYYYLRDNSAAAELYSGVPGWTPGINSLYKITDKLYELKEQLEHHLCSVTDDLFNIDNKLMLFDLTNFYFEGSKRNSDKAKFGRSKEKRSDCKLLVLALCINKEGFIRYSSILEGNTADPKSLPNMIDTLAKRNPSRSKDTLVVMDAGVATEENLELIKRKGYNYLCVSRTKMKDYTLSDDNKSVTVMDARRQKITLKEVKTEDDKDYYLEITSPSKAMTESSMNRVWRERFEMELQRINDGISKKGGTKTYEKVVERTGRAIQKYPSIAKFYQISYIKNEEKPKQMLRVDWEIKDLSAMESGHGVYFLRSNVRTLSERVTWEYYNLIREIECTNKQLKNDLNLRPIYHQKDERSDAHLFFGLLAYWVVNTIRCQLKREGESCYWTEIVRRMSTQKLVTTKGKNPLGETIEMRQCSSPSKQAKQIYDKLNLKHSPFKKNKICRTQSP, from the coding sequence ATGCACGCAAATGTACAGACACGATTCAACCCTGCCACAGGCGACATGGCTCCTTATTATCGCATCAAGGAGTCATATCGCGACGTGCAGGGTCATGTACATTCGCTAATTCTGTTGAACATCGGGTTCGAACTTTCACTTACTGCTGTACAGGTTCGAAAAATTGCATATGCTCTTACCGAACGCTTCAAAAATAGAAGTACACCCTCGCTTTTCAAAGAACGCCTTGACGGTCTTACTCCTATTGAACAGGCAAAGGCTGACGAATGGTGGAGCCGTATGGAGAAAGAAGGTGGAATCGATCGGTTTAATAAGGAAGAGCAGAAGTCGCTGAGAAAATATGAGAACTATATTGACCTTGAGACGGCAAACTATACTGACGCAAGGAATGTTGGCGCAGAGTGGCTCTGCAAGCAGACAATAGACAAGCTGCAGTTAGAGGGTTTTCTGCGCAAAAATGGGTGGACGGAGAATGCGATACACACGGCTTTGTCAGCATTGATTGTTCGTACGGTATATGCTGTCTCTGAACGTTCATCTTATTATTATTTGCGCGATAACTCGGCTGCCGCTGAACTTTATAGTGGAGTTCCTGGCTGGACACCAGGAATCAATTCTCTGTATAAAATCACTGACAAGTTATATGAACTAAAGGAACAGTTAGAGCATCATCTGTGCAGCGTTACTGACGATCTCTTTAATATAGACAACAAGTTGATGCTCTTCGACTTAACCAACTTCTATTTCGAGGGTAGCAAGCGTAATAGCGATAAAGCCAAGTTTGGTCGATCAAAAGAAAAACGCTCTGACTGTAAACTACTTGTACTTGCATTATGTATCAATAAAGAAGGTTTTATACGTTATTCTTCAATCTTAGAGGGTAATACAGCAGATCCCAAGTCTCTACCCAATATGATTGATACGCTGGCAAAGAGGAATCCATCACGAAGCAAGGATACGCTCGTTGTCATGGATGCAGGTGTTGCCACGGAAGAGAACTTGGAGCTGATTAAAAGAAAAGGTTACAATTATCTCTGCGTATCCCGTACGAAAATGAAAGACTATACGCTCAGTGATGATAACAAGAGCGTTACAGTAATGGATGCCCGTCGGCAGAAGATAACGCTGAAAGAGGTTAAGACAGAGGATGATAAGGATTATTATCTCGAAATAACATCTCCTTCGAAAGCTATGACAGAGTCGTCCATGAACAGGGTTTGGAGAGAGCGTTTTGAGATGGAACTGCAGAGGATAAACGATGGAATCTCCAAGAAAGGTGGAACAAAAACCTATGAAAAGGTTGTTGAACGTACAGGACGTGCCATACAGAAGTACCCATCTATAGCGAAGTTCTACCAGATTAGCTACATAAAAAATGAGGAGAAACCCAAGCAGATGCTACGTGTAGACTGGGAGATAAAAGACCTCTCGGCAATGGAATCTGGGCATGGAGTCTATTTTCTCCGCAGCAATGTCAGGACACTTTCTGAGCGTGTGACATGGGAATACTACAATCTTATCCGTGAGATAGAATGTACGAACAAACAACTAAAGAATGATCTCAACCTCCGTCCAATCTATCATCAGAAAGATGAGCGAAGCGACGCACACCTCTTCTTCGGTTTATTAGCCTACTGGGTGGTAAACACTATCCGTTGTCAATTAAAACGAGAAGGAGAATCCTGTTACTGGACCGAGATAGTACGACGTATGAGCACCCAAAAGCTCGTCACCACAAAAGGGAAGAATCCATTAGGTGAAACCATCGAGATGCGCCAATGTAGTAGTCCTTCGAAGCAAGCAAAACAAATATACGATAAGTTGAACTTAAAACACTCACCATTCAAAAAGAATAAGATTTGTAGGACACAGAGCCCATAA
- a CDS encoding FeoB-associated Cys-rich membrane protein, which translates to MWQYIVLAIVILSAIGYVVYRTWQSFRAASDPCHGCSGCTIHDQLKKKQKLEGHKKPACFK; encoded by the coding sequence ATGTGGCAGTATATTGTCTTAGCCATAGTGATTTTATCAGCTATAGGCTATGTGGTTTATCGTACGTGGCAATCGTTTCGAGCAGCAAGCGATCCATGTCATGGATGCTCGGGTTGTACCATTCATGATCAGTTGAAGAAAAAGCAGAAACTGGAAGGTCATAAGAAGCCTGCTTGTTTTAAATAG
- a CDS encoding YkvA family protein, giving the protein MELPDFQKYKDKFTQQGFFDKIQRVAKRAGAKLVYVALILYYLIQSDKVSLKDKAIIIGALGYLISPLDAVPDAIPIAGLSDDLGVLLYVLNKVWSSVDDDMKNQAREKLSKWFDDDEMEVAEDIFTEDTTDTPV; this is encoded by the coding sequence ATGGAATTACCTGATTTTCAAAAGTATAAAGATAAGTTTACCCAGCAGGGTTTCTTTGATAAGATTCAACGTGTAGCAAAGCGTGCAGGTGCTAAGTTGGTATATGTGGCATTGATTTTGTATTATTTGATACAGAGTGATAAGGTGTCACTTAAGGATAAGGCTATTATCATTGGTGCATTGGGTTATCTAATCTCACCACTTGATGCTGTGCCTGATGCTATTCCTATTGCAGGACTATCAGACGACCTCGGTGTTTTGCTTTATGTATTAAATAAGGTGTGGTCTTCTGTTGATGATGATATGAAAAATCAGGCACGTGAAAAGTTGTCAAAGTGGTTTGACGATGATGAAATGGAGGTAGCAGAAGATATCTTTACGGAAGATACTACCGATACTCCAGTGTGA
- a CDS encoding trypsin-like peptidase domain-containing protein, giving the protein MKNLSKYLAGAACVTALAFSTGAFIKVYAAEAPVVAPGQPVDLTYAAEKALPAVVHIKYVQNSKTQTVDVQDDPFGGFFDPFGFFGNPNQGNGSRRQQVQTPKKEATGSGVIISPDGYIVTNNHVVEGADELTVTLNDNREFSARIVGTDKQTDLALLKVNATNLPTLPIGDSDKLKVGEWVIAVGNPYNLNNTVTAGIVSAKSRGLGATRNGIESFIQTDAAINQGNSGGALVNTQGELVGINAMLYSQTGAYSGYGFAIPTSIMNKVVDDIKKYGSVQRVMLGIQGGDVLNFINAQKEEGKNVDLGTNAGVYVSEVSEEGNGAALGLAKGDVITKFDGQKVTRMSELQQALNSKRPGDKATVTFIRNKKEISKTITLKNAQGTTKVIEQADIDVLGGQFRPVQDALKKQLNINYGLEVLKVNNGALKSAGINRGFIIQNVNETMVKNIDDLQNIVKKASTSKDPVLYVQGIYPTGKKAYFAIPLAD; this is encoded by the coding sequence ATGAAGAATTTATCAAAGTATTTGGCAGGCGCGGCTTGTGTTACAGCCCTCGCCTTTTCTACTGGCGCCTTCATCAAAGTGTATGCTGCAGAAGCACCAGTTGTAGCTCCTGGTCAGCCAGTTGACCTCACATACGCAGCTGAGAAAGCGCTTCCAGCTGTCGTTCACATTAAGTATGTACAGAATTCTAAGACGCAAACCGTTGATGTTCAAGATGACCCATTTGGTGGTTTCTTTGACCCATTCGGTTTCTTTGGAAATCCTAACCAAGGTAATGGTTCACGCCGTCAGCAGGTTCAGACTCCTAAGAAGGAGGCTACAGGTAGCGGTGTTATCATCTCACCTGATGGCTATATCGTAACGAATAATCACGTTGTTGAGGGTGCTGATGAATTGACAGTCACACTGAATGACAACCGTGAGTTCTCTGCTCGCATCGTTGGCACTGACAAGCAGACTGACCTTGCACTGCTAAAGGTAAACGCAACGAACCTCCCTACCCTTCCTATTGGCGACTCAGACAAGTTGAAAGTTGGAGAATGGGTAATTGCAGTTGGTAACCCTTACAACCTCAACAATACCGTAACGGCTGGTATCGTAAGTGCTAAGTCACGTGGTTTGGGTGCTACTCGCAATGGTATTGAGAGCTTTATCCAGACTGACGCAGCCATCAACCAGGGTAACTCTGGTGGTGCATTGGTTAACACTCAGGGTGAGTTAGTAGGTATCAACGCTATGCTCTACTCACAGACAGGTGCATATAGTGGTTATGGTTTTGCTATCCCAACATCAATAATGAATAAGGTTGTTGATGACATCAAGAAGTATGGTAGTGTACAACGTGTAATGCTCGGCATTCAAGGTGGTGACGTACTGAACTTCATCAACGCTCAGAAAGAAGAAGGCAAGAACGTTGACCTTGGTACAAATGCTGGTGTTTACGTTAGCGAGGTTTCAGAAGAAGGCAATGGTGCAGCCTTAGGTTTGGCAAAGGGTGATGTTATCACTAAGTTTGACGGACAGAAGGTGACACGTATGTCTGAGCTTCAGCAGGCTCTCAACAGCAAGCGTCCTGGCGATAAGGCAACCGTTACTTTCATCCGCAATAAGAAAGAGATTTCAAAGACTATCACACTGAAGAATGCACAGGGTACGACAAAGGTAATCGAGCAGGCTGATATCGACGTTCTTGGTGGTCAGTTCCGTCCAGTACAGGATGCCCTTAAGAAGCAGTTGAATATCAACTATGGTCTTGAAGTACTGAAGGTTAACAATGGTGCATTGAAGTCTGCTGGAATCAATCGTGGCTTCATCATTCAGAATGTAAACGAGACCATGGTGAAAAACATTGACGACTTGCAGAATATCGTTAAGAAGGCATCTACCAGCAAGGACCCAGTTCTCTACGTTCAGGGTATTTACCCAACTGGTAAGAAGGCTTACTTCGCTATTCCTCTTGCTGATTAA